A single genomic interval of Cellvibrio sp. PSBB023 harbors:
- the clpA gene encoding ATP-dependent Clp protease ATP-binding subunit ClpA, with amino-acid sequence MLSKDLEVTLNLAFKGARSKRHEFMTVEHLLLALIDNDSAANVLRACGADLISLRKELIEFVDSTTPLIPEHDSERETQPTLGFQRVLQRAVFHVQSSGKQEVTGANVLVAIFSEQESQAVYYLKQQSIARIDVVNYITHGIHKVSGNSDHSHDHQAPQENQDEESVSGESSAQSPLENFASNLNEAAMQGRIDPLVGREFEVERVCQILARRRKNNPLLVGESGVGKTAIAEGLAKRIVDGDVPETLADSVVYSLDLGALLAGTKYRGDFEKRFKSLLNELKKQKNSILFIDEIHTIIGAGAASGGVMDASNLLKPLLSSGEIRCMGSTTYQEYRGIFDKDRALSRRFQKVDVNEPSVDETYQILKGLKSRFEKHHNLRYTDAALRAAAELAERYINDRFLPDKAIDVIDEAGAYQQLQTPSKRKKTIGVTDVENVVAKIARIPPKSVSSSDKEQLRKLDQNLKMTVFGQDEAIDTLSTAIKLSRAGLGSAEKPIGSFLFAGPTGVGKTEVCRQLAQCMGMELIRFDMSEYMERHTVSRLIGAPPGYVGFDQGGLLTDAITKQPHCVLLLDEIEKAHPEVFNLLLQVMDHGSLTDNNGRKADFRNVILIMTTNAGAEVMSRASIGFTHQDHTTDGMEAIKKMFTPEFRNRLDAIVQFASLTLNTIKTVVDKFLMELQTQLDDKHVTLDISDAAREWLAIHGYDVKMGARPMARLIQDKLKKPMAEEILFGSLSHGGGTVTVDVDAVEDKLTIVVNAKHAQPA; translated from the coding sequence ATGTTAAGTAAAGATCTGGAAGTAACCTTAAATCTTGCTTTCAAAGGTGCGCGCTCCAAGCGTCACGAATTTATGACGGTTGAGCACTTACTGTTAGCGCTCATCGACAATGATTCGGCTGCGAATGTGCTGCGTGCGTGCGGAGCCGATTTAATCAGTTTGCGCAAAGAGCTGATCGAATTTGTCGATTCCACCACCCCATTAATCCCCGAGCATGATTCCGAGCGCGAAACCCAACCAACACTGGGTTTCCAGCGTGTTTTGCAACGCGCTGTATTTCATGTCCAATCCTCCGGTAAGCAAGAAGTCACCGGCGCCAACGTACTGGTTGCTATTTTCAGTGAGCAGGAAAGCCAGGCAGTTTATTACCTGAAGCAACAAAGTATTGCGCGCATTGATGTGGTTAATTACATCACGCACGGTATCCACAAAGTCAGTGGCAATAGCGATCACAGTCATGACCATCAGGCTCCGCAAGAAAATCAGGATGAAGAATCCGTTAGCGGAGAATCCAGTGCACAAAGTCCATTGGAAAACTTTGCGAGCAATTTGAATGAAGCTGCCATGCAAGGGCGTATTGATCCCTTGGTTGGTCGTGAGTTTGAAGTGGAGCGTGTCTGCCAGATTCTTGCCCGTCGTCGCAAAAACAATCCACTGCTGGTGGGTGAGTCAGGCGTGGGTAAAACAGCTATCGCAGAAGGGCTGGCAAAACGCATAGTAGATGGTGATGTACCGGAAACCCTGGCGGACAGTGTTGTTTACTCATTGGATTTGGGTGCCTTATTGGCGGGTACCAAATACCGTGGTGACTTTGAGAAACGCTTCAAAAGTTTGCTGAATGAGTTAAAAAAGCAAAAGAATTCAATTTTGTTTATCGATGAAATCCACACCATTATTGGTGCCGGTGCGGCGTCAGGCGGTGTGATGGACGCGTCTAACTTGCTGAAGCCTTTGCTGTCATCCGGTGAAATTCGCTGCATGGGATCAACGACTTACCAGGAATACCGCGGTATTTTTGATAAGGATCGCGCCCTTTCGCGTCGCTTCCAAAAAGTGGATGTCAACGAACCTTCGGTTGATGAGACTTATCAAATTTTGAAAGGCTTGAAGAGTCGTTTCGAAAAGCACCACAACTTGCGTTATACCGATGCGGCATTGCGTGCGGCAGCAGAACTGGCGGAACGTTATATCAATGATCGTTTCTTGCCGGATAAAGCCATCGATGTGATCGATGAGGCTGGTGCATATCAACAGTTGCAAACACCGAGTAAGCGTAAGAAAACCATCGGTGTTACCGATGTGGAAAATGTGGTCGCCAAAATTGCACGTATTCCCCCAAAAAGCGTGTCCTCTTCAGATAAGGAGCAGCTGCGTAAGCTGGATCAAAATCTGAAAATGACCGTTTTTGGTCAGGACGAGGCAATTGACACGCTTTCTACTGCTATCAAACTGTCACGCGCAGGCTTGGGTTCGGCAGAAAAGCCCATTGGTTCCTTCCTGTTTGCAGGCCCCACTGGTGTGGGTAAAACGGAAGTTTGCCGCCAGTTGGCACAATGTATGGGCATGGAGCTAATTCGTTTTGATATGTCGGAGTACATGGAGCGCCATACCGTGTCGCGTTTAATTGGTGCGCCACCGGGCTATGTCGGCTTTGATCAGGGCGGGTTGTTAACTGATGCCATCACCAAGCAGCCACATTGCGTGTTGTTGCTCGATGAAATCGAGAAGGCGCATCCGGAAGTCTTTAACTTGCTGTTGCAAGTGATGGATCACGGCAGCCTTACCGACAACAATGGCCGCAAAGCCGATTTCCGTAATGTGATTTTGATTATGACTACCAACGCAGGTGCTGAGGTGATGAGTCGTGCATCTATCGGCTTTACTCATCAGGATCACACTACGGATGGTATGGAAGCAATCAAGAAGATGTTCACGCCAGAGTTCCGCAACCGTCTGGATGCCATTGTGCAGTTTGCATCGCTCACTTTGAACACCATTAAAACAGTGGTCGATAAGTTCTTGATGGAGTTGCAAACCCAGTTGGATGACAAGCACGTTACGCTCGATATTAGCGATGCGGCGCGCGAATGGCTGGCGATTCACGGTTACGATGTAAAAATGGGGGCACGTCCCATGGCTCGCCTGATTCAGGACAAGCTGAAAAAGCCAATGGCAGAGGAGATCCTGTTTGGCTCTTTATCCCATGGCGGCGGTACGGTAACGGTGGATGTGGATGCGGTAGAAGACAAATTGACCATTGTGGTTAATGCCAAGCATGCACAACCGGCCTGA
- the infA gene encoding translation initiation factor IF-1, with translation MAKDDCIEFEGEVVDTLPNTTFRVKLENGHVVIAHISGKMRKNYIRILTGDKVKVEMTPYDLTKGRITYRAR, from the coding sequence ATGGCAAAAGACGATTGCATTGAATTTGAAGGCGAAGTGGTTGATACCCTGCCCAACACTACCTTCCGTGTAAAACTGGAAAATGGACATGTGGTTATTGCACACATCTCCGGCAAGATGCGCAAAAACTACATCCGCATTCTTACTGGCGACAAGGTCAAGGTTGAGATGACTCCCTATGACCTGACCAAAGGCCGTATTACTTACCGCGCTCGTTAA
- a CDS encoding HD-GYP domain-containing protein, which produces MDLRDVKPGSIERKSSTLKIHISELKIGMFVSRLDRDWQETPFVMQGFIIESLDDIEVVAEYAEYVWIDAVREEWVPPEQRAVSSHSIVRKNAYINKISSSQEHRAAIGVYREAKKLTKTLLDDVRLGGGVNTEQAKATVKDCMNSILRNADALIWMSRMRNEDEYTAEHCLNVCILAIAFGRHLGMSEGELTRLGLCGLLHDVGKMRVPAHILNKREPLTDKEFNIIKAHAVHGRNLLMSSPGVPNATVDVAYSHHERVDGTGYPRKLSAAGISDFARIICIVDAYDAMTADRCYSRAIASTEALKRIFQHRGTQFDERLALEFIKCIGLYPPGSIVELVNGLVGIVLETNHRYRHLPKIIVVKDLNKPLAKEIVLDLNDIQQEKLDKSHLIKRALPDGAYGIYIRDFRERGLSV; this is translated from the coding sequence TTGGATCTCCGCGATGTCAAACCCGGCTCGATTGAACGCAAATCGAGCACCCTCAAAATCCATATCTCCGAGCTTAAAATCGGTATGTTTGTCTCCCGGCTGGATCGCGACTGGCAGGAGACTCCCTTTGTCATGCAGGGGTTTATCATTGAAAGTCTGGATGATATCGAGGTCGTTGCAGAATATGCCGAATATGTCTGGATTGATGCCGTGCGCGAGGAGTGGGTTCCGCCAGAGCAGCGCGCTGTATCGAGCCACTCCATTGTGCGTAAAAACGCCTATATCAATAAAATATCATCGTCGCAGGAGCACCGCGCCGCCATAGGCGTATACCGCGAGGCTAAAAAACTCACCAAAACCCTGCTGGATGATGTGCGTCTGGGCGGCGGCGTTAATACCGAACAGGCCAAGGCAACCGTCAAGGATTGCATGAACAGTATCCTGCGCAATGCCGATGCCCTGATCTGGATGTCGCGCATGCGCAATGAAGATGAGTACACCGCAGAGCACTGCTTGAATGTCTGCATCCTCGCCATTGCCTTTGGCCGACATCTGGGTATGAGTGAAGGGGAACTGACGCGTTTGGGGTTATGCGGTTTGTTGCATGATGTGGGCAAAATGCGCGTACCGGCCCATATCCTGAATAAGCGTGAGCCACTTACCGACAAAGAGTTCAATATCATCAAAGCCCATGCAGTACATGGGCGCAACCTATTGATGTCATCGCCGGGTGTACCCAATGCAACGGTGGATGTTGCCTACAGCCATCATGAGCGGGTGGATGGTACGGGCTATCCGCGTAAATTAAGCGCCGCAGGCATCTCCGATTTTGCGCGCATTATTTGTATTGTGGATGCCTACGACGCGATGACCGCAGATCGCTGTTACTCCCGAGCAATTGCCAGTACCGAAGCACTGAAGCGTATTTTTCAACATCGCGGCACGCAATTTGACGAGCGTCTGGCGCTGGAATTTATCAAGTGCATAGGCCTTTATCCGCCCGGCAGTATTGTGGAATTGGTGAATGGATTAGTGGGTATAGTCTTGGAAACCAACCACCGTTACCGCCACTTGCCCAAAATCATTGTGGTCAAAGACCTCAACAAACCGCTCGCCAAAGAGATCGTGCTGGACTTGAATGACATCCAGCAAGAAAAGCTGGACAAAAGCCACCTGATTAAACGCGCACTGCCCGACGGGGCCTATGGCATTTATATCCGCGATTTTCGTGAGCGTGGGCTAAGTGTTTAA
- a CDS encoding NADP-dependent isocitrate dehydrogenase: protein MTDSKIIYTQTDEAPALATYSLLPIVQSFTKTSGIAIETRDISLSGRIIAAFPERLTDAQRIGDHLAELGQLATTPEANIIKLPNISASIPQLKAAIKELQSQGYDLPDYPEVPGTDAEKDAKARYDKIKGSAVNPVLREGNSDRRAPLSVKNYARKNPHKMGAWSADSKSHVSHMNAGDFYGSEKSALIADAGVVKIELVAKDGSTKVLKESTKVLAGEIIDASVLSKKALRTYIAEQIEDAKNKGVLLSVHLKATMMKVSDPIIFGHFVSVFYAPVLEKHATVLGELGVDLNNGLGDLYAKIKSLPADKQAEIEGDIKALYATRPALAMVNSDKGITNLHVPSDVIVDASMPAMIRDSGKMWNTEGKLQDTKACIPDRCYAGIYQVVIDDCKKHGAFNPTTMGSVPNVGLMAQAAEEYGSHDKTFQIPTDGVVRIVDAAGKVLIEQAVEQGDIFRACQVKDAPIQDWVKLAVNRARASNTPAVFWLDPKRAHDAQLITKVNTYLKDHDTSGLEIYIKTPEEAIQYSLDRIRAGKDTISVTGNVLRDYLTDLFPIMELGTSAKMLSIVPLMNGGGLFETGAGGSAPKHVQQFVEEGHLRWDSLGEFLALAESLDHFGNVTHNAKAKVFAKTLDQANGKFLDENKSPGRAAGELDNRGSHFYLALYWAQALAAQTDDATLQAQFAPVAKALTENEAKIVDELKAASGKPVDLGGYYRPDVNKASAALRPSATFNAILASLV, encoded by the coding sequence ATGACCGATTCCAAAATTATCTACACCCAAACCGACGAAGCACCTGCCTTAGCAACCTATTCTTTACTCCCCATCGTTCAGTCCTTTACCAAAACCTCCGGCATTGCCATAGAAACCCGCGATATTTCGCTTTCTGGCCGTATCATTGCTGCATTTCCCGAGCGTTTGACTGACGCCCAACGTATTGGCGATCACCTGGCCGAGCTGGGCCAACTGGCGACCACCCCGGAAGCCAACATTATCAAGCTGCCTAATATCAGTGCCTCTATTCCGCAATTGAAGGCCGCAATCAAAGAATTGCAATCCCAAGGTTATGACCTGCCTGATTACCCTGAAGTGCCAGGCACCGATGCCGAGAAAGACGCAAAAGCGCGCTACGACAAAATCAAAGGTTCTGCCGTAAACCCGGTACTGCGCGAAGGTAACTCGGATCGCCGTGCGCCTTTGTCTGTGAAAAATTATGCGCGCAAGAACCCACACAAAATGGGTGCCTGGTCTGCAGACTCCAAATCCCACGTATCTCACATGAACGCTGGTGATTTTTACGGCAGCGAAAAGTCGGCGTTGATTGCTGACGCTGGCGTAGTAAAAATCGAACTGGTTGCCAAAGACGGCAGCACCAAAGTGTTGAAAGAAAGCACCAAAGTGTTGGCGGGCGAAATTATCGATGCCTCTGTGCTGAGCAAAAAAGCGTTGCGCACCTATATCGCTGAGCAAATTGAAGACGCAAAAAACAAAGGTGTGTTGCTGTCGGTGCATCTGAAAGCCACCATGATGAAAGTGTCTGACCCGATTATCTTCGGTCACTTCGTCTCTGTGTTCTACGCACCAGTATTGGAAAAACACGCTACGGTATTGGGCGAGTTGGGTGTGGATTTGAACAACGGTTTGGGCGATCTCTACGCCAAAATCAAATCCCTGCCTGCTGACAAACAAGCGGAAATCGAAGGCGACATTAAAGCGCTGTACGCAACTCGTCCAGCATTAGCGATGGTGAATTCTGATAAGGGCATCACCAACCTGCATGTACCAAGCGACGTAATTGTTGACGCCTCTATGCCAGCAATGATTCGTGATTCCGGCAAAATGTGGAATACCGAAGGCAAGTTGCAAGACACCAAAGCCTGTATTCCTGATCGCTGCTACGCTGGCATCTACCAAGTCGTTATCGACGATTGTAAGAAGCATGGCGCATTCAACCCAACGACTATGGGTAGCGTGCCTAACGTTGGCCTGATGGCACAAGCGGCTGAAGAGTACGGTTCACACGACAAGACCTTCCAAATCCCTACTGATGGTGTTGTACGCATTGTGGATGCAGCAGGTAAAGTGCTGATCGAGCAAGCCGTTGAACAGGGTGATATTTTCCGTGCTTGCCAAGTGAAAGATGCGCCTATCCAGGACTGGGTGAAGCTGGCCGTCAACCGTGCTCGCGCCTCTAATACTCCTGCCGTATTCTGGTTGGACCCAAAACGCGCTCACGATGCCCAATTGATCACCAAGGTAAATACCTACCTGAAAGATCACGATACCAGCGGCCTTGAGATCTACATCAAAACCCCGGAAGAGGCGATTCAATACTCACTTGACCGTATCCGTGCCGGTAAAGACACTATCTCTGTGACCGGTAACGTACTACGCGATTACCTCACTGACTTGTTCCCGATTATGGAGCTGGGTACATCTGCCAAGATGCTGTCTATTGTTCCTCTGATGAATGGTGGTGGTTTATTTGAAACCGGCGCTGGCGGTTCTGCACCAAAACACGTACAGCAATTCGTGGAAGAAGGGCATTTGCGCTGGGATTCCCTTGGTGAATTCCTGGCACTGGCTGAATCATTGGATCATTTTGGTAATGTGACCCACAACGCCAAAGCAAAAGTCTTCGCCAAGACGCTGGATCAGGCCAACGGTAAATTCCTCGATGAGAACAAATCTCCCGGTCGTGCAGCTGGTGAGCTGGACAACCGCGGTAGCCATTTCTACCTGGCGTTGTATTGGGCACAAGCGCTGGCAGCACAAACGGACGATGCCACACTGCAAGCCCAGTTTGCGCCAGTTGCCAAAGCACTGACTGAAAACGAAGCCAAAATCGTTGATGAGCTGAAAGCGGCCTCTGGCAAGCCTGTTGATTTGGGTGGTTACTACCGCCCCGATGTGAACAAGGCTTCTGCTGCTTTGCGTCCAAGCGCCACATTCAATGCAATATTGGCAAGCTTGGTGTAA
- the mazG gene encoding nucleoside triphosphate pyrophosphohydrolase: MSHYSIDDLLYLMARLRDPESGCPWDIKQDYASIAPSTLEEAYEVVDAIEKQDFVHLKEELGDLLFQVIFYSQLGKEEQRFDFAGVVSDLVAKLIRRHPHVFPQGTLDSRVDNRHTLPTDVKARWEEIKQQERAAKGAQGLLADVPLNLPSLSRAAKLQKRAASVGFDWDDVYGPIAKVREELLEVEAELDSGDQQALEEELGDLLFAVVNIARYQKIDPEQALRRANHKFEQRFHYIEKNTPKPLCETSIDEMNLLWDEAKRI; this comes from the coding sequence GTGAGCCACTACAGCATCGACGATTTACTTTATTTGATGGCCCGCCTGCGTGACCCGGAATCCGGCTGCCCTTGGGACATCAAACAGGATTACGCCAGCATTGCGCCCTCTACGCTGGAGGAGGCCTATGAAGTGGTGGATGCGATTGAAAAACAGGATTTTGTTCACCTCAAAGAAGAGTTGGGCGATTTGCTGTTCCAGGTAATTTTTTACAGTCAGTTGGGCAAAGAGGAGCAGCGTTTTGACTTTGCTGGCGTGGTATCTGACTTGGTGGCCAAACTGATTCGCCGCCACCCGCATGTATTTCCACAGGGCACACTGGATAGTCGTGTGGATAATCGCCACACCTTGCCGACGGATGTCAAAGCGCGCTGGGAGGAAATCAAACAACAGGAGCGTGCGGCAAAAGGTGCACAGGGGTTATTGGCTGATGTTCCACTCAATTTGCCATCCCTGAGCCGGGCGGCCAAATTGCAAAAGCGCGCCGCCAGCGTGGGCTTTGATTGGGACGATGTCTATGGGCCCATCGCCAAAGTGCGTGAAGAACTGCTGGAAGTGGAAGCCGAGCTGGATTCCGGTGATCAACAGGCTCTGGAAGAGGAACTGGGCGATTTGTTATTTGCCGTAGTCAATATTGCCCGCTACCAGAAAATCGACCCGGAACAAGCCTTGCGCCGCGCTAACCACAAGTTCGAGCAGCGCTTTCATTACATCGAGAAAAACACGCCCAAACCCTTATGTGAAACCAGTATCGATGAGATGAACCTGCTTTGGGATGAAGCCAAGCGCATCTGA
- a CDS encoding arginyltransferase: MSDLSTLKLFATQPHPCSYLEGQEATTVFVDPAAEINPSLYTQLSQLGFRRSGAHLYRPQCLRCQACVSCRIPVRLFKANRSQRRCLQQNSDISLHITDNINTEEHYALYARYIESRHQSGDMYPPSLEQYTAFLTSEWGITQFIELRLAGTLIGVCVCDQLGDGLSAVYTFYEAGLEQRSLGKFAILAQIEKARSMNLDYVYLGYWIKECDKMKYKIQYRPLELLINRRWMRLN, from the coding sequence ATGTCCGACCTCTCAACCCTCAAACTATTTGCCACCCAACCTCACCCATGCAGCTATTTGGAAGGGCAAGAAGCCACCACCGTTTTTGTTGATCCGGCAGCAGAAATAAATCCCTCACTTTATACCCAGCTTTCGCAGTTAGGATTTCGCCGCAGCGGTGCGCACCTATATCGCCCGCAATGCTTGCGCTGCCAAGCCTGTGTATCCTGTCGTATTCCCGTCAGGTTATTTAAAGCCAATCGTTCACAACGCCGCTGTTTACAGCAAAACAGCGATATTTCGCTGCATATCACCGACAACATTAATACTGAAGAACACTACGCACTCTATGCCCGCTACATTGAAAGCCGCCATCAAAGTGGTGATATGTATCCGCCATCATTGGAGCAATACACAGCATTTCTAACCAGCGAATGGGGTATTACCCAATTTATTGAGCTGAGATTGGCGGGAACACTTATTGGGGTCTGTGTGTGCGATCAGTTGGGAGATGGCCTCTCGGCTGTTTATACCTTTTACGAGGCAGGGCTTGAACAGCGCAGCTTGGGCAAATTCGCCATACTCGCGCAAATTGAAAAAGCGCGTAGCATGAACCTAGATTATGTCTACCTGGGTTATTGGATAAAGGAATGCGACAAGATGAAATACAAAATTCAATACCGCCCGCTGGAGCTATTAATTAACCGCCGCTGGATGCGCCTTAACTGA
- the cspD gene encoding cold shock domain-containing protein CspD yields MPTGTVKWFNNAKGYGFILADEGGEDLFAHYSAISMDGYKTLKAGQAVSFEITKGDKGLHAVNITAPENAAQSASHNTTAVPA; encoded by the coding sequence ATGCCTACAGGCACAGTTAAGTGGTTCAATAACGCAAAAGGTTACGGTTTTATCCTAGCGGATGAAGGCGGCGAAGATCTCTTTGCACACTACTCAGCAATTTCAATGGACGGCTACAAGACTCTCAAGGCGGGCCAAGCGGTTAGCTTTGAGATCACCAAAGGTGATAAGGGCCTGCATGCCGTCAACATTACGGCCCCCGAAAACGCAGCGCAATCGGCCAGTCATAACACCACTGCCGTTCCCGCCTAG
- the clpS gene encoding ATP-dependent Clp protease adapter ClpS: MGNLQNLQLTLAKDDDKSVDESDGGLAVLTEKPKLKRPPMYKVMLLNDDYTPMDFVVEILEVFFSMSREKATHVMLTVHVHGKAVCGIYTRDIAETKAAQVNQYARENQHPLLCEIEPVEDSD, translated from the coding sequence ATGGGCAATCTGCAAAACCTTCAACTAACCTTAGCTAAAGACGACGACAAATCTGTCGATGAGTCGGATGGTGGCCTTGCCGTTTTAACGGAAAAGCCCAAGTTAAAACGGCCGCCTATGTATAAGGTGATGCTGTTAAACGACGACTACACTCCGATGGATTTTGTAGTGGAAATATTGGAAGTGTTTTTTTCCATGTCGCGAGAAAAAGCGACTCATGTGATGTTAACAGTACATGTTCACGGCAAAGCAGTGTGTGGCATCTATACTCGTGATATCGCTGAAACTAAAGCGGCGCAAGTGAATCAATATGCAAGAGAGAATCAGCATCCGCTGCTGTGTGAAATAGAGCCAGTCGAGGACAGTGATTAA